A window of Acropora muricata isolate sample 2 chromosome 3, ASM3666990v1, whole genome shotgun sequence contains these coding sequences:
- the LOC136912085 gene encoding zinc finger SWIM domain-containing protein 7-like isoform X4, producing MALSLRHVADQLFSEVRVVKEQHGHLTDEVLSALHFVFNQSLLHALDLIDQKKVIKLITTSARVLYQVAGSSNQVYNCLLTGDFCTCPSYTFTVLVKMESLMCKHLLAVHLAEALGEFNSKTISDEDFAAYMSFDNAMNDKSSQDPGASALPRN from the exons ATGGCCCTTTCACTTAGACACGTTGCTGATCAATTATTCTCGGAAGTTCGTGTAGTGAAGGAACAGCATGGCCATT TAACAGACGAAGTGCTATCTGC ATTACATTTTGTGTTCAACCAGTCCCTATTGCATGCTTTGGACCTGATTGATCAAAAGAAGGTCATCAAATTAATCACAACAAGTGCAAGGGTGTTGTATCAG GTTGCAGGCAGCTCAAATCAGGTCTACAACTGCCTTCTGACGGGAGATTTTTGCACATGTCCATCTTACACCTTTACAG tGTTGGTGAAGATGGAATCTCTGATG TGCAAACACCTTCTTGCCGTACATTTGGCCGAGGCTCTTGGAGAATTTAACAGCAAAACAATTAGTGATGAGGACTTTGCAGCTTACATGAGCTTTGACAACGCAATGAATGACAAGAGCAGCCAAGATCCAGGTGCATCGGCCCTGCCAAGGAACTAG
- the LOC136912085 gene encoding neuronal acetylcholine receptor subunit alpha-10-like isoform X1, with the protein MTRAAKIQVHRPCQGTSNNFPWFILWTLPFILRLSKKKYPAISCQSGMTAPLQSCVLLFLLLLESIDCAVEVNETRLHRDLFDGYNKDSHPRFPGTGPVTVAFDFQLIRILDVSARYQYIKTYAWVNQYWENSFIKWNPEDYGGVEEIHVSPDQVWVPDTLLYNNIDEEERTGGGRTAYTTNVAIRYDGGNKWLSPAMFKSICNVDITNFPFDDQECVLKFGSWAFDITKIDLAIKSNHSLNKYYIKNGEWKMLNISLKRNALAYQCCPHAFVDVSVMIKIRRESLDYILKMIIPCSLISSMIFLGFVLPPESGERIGLSITVLLALTVFQQLSSELMPSYGFPLLGQFYFAIMLEIGASLAVTTLILNFYHRNRRRMPKTMRKVILLWLARILFPCQKPKNWANNEKNTIAHWLKSDNSVDLENARDRSERDSDALYDSDVIVCHETKDSQLDSCIHAWAVAQSGCVRVAKKDPSCGPQSMCYLGAVQANNSNGRHIKFKKELQKLRRSRLFRSKDKPTRAKKVPSSNRLLRRQLANEFGMSEFEKLKNQKEWIKAARVLDRLFLTLSIIVTLVTILAIFLRAPRFHLE; encoded by the exons ATGACAAGAGCAGCCAAGATCCAGGTGCATCGGCCCTGCCAAGGAACTAGTAATAATTTCCCG tGGTTTATTTTGTGGACACTGCCCTTCATTCTGCGGTTGTCTAAAAAGAAGTACCCCGCAATTTCTTGCCAGAGTGGAATGACGGCGCCTTTACAAAGCTGCGTATtgctttttcttctccttttagaatCCATCG ATTGCGCTGTTGAGGTGAATGAAACACGTTTGCACAGAGACCTCTTCGACGGATACAACAAAGACAGTCACCCCAGGTTCCCAGGGACCGGACCTGTGACGGTCGCGTTTGATTTTCAGCTCATTCGTATTCTCGATGTG AGTGCAAGATATCAATACATAAAAACATACGCTTGGGTAAATCAG TATTGGGAAAATAGTTTCATCAAATGGAACCCAGAGGACTATGGTGGAGTCGAGGAAATTCACGTGTCGCCTGATCAGGTTTGGGTGCCAGACACGCTTCTATACAACAA TATTGACGAAGAGGAGCGCACGGGCGGCGGTCGAACGGCCTACACTACTAACGTCGCCATACGATATGACGGCGGTAACAAGTGGCTGAGTCCCGCCATGTTTAAAAGCATCTGCAATGTCGACATCACCAACTTTCCCTTTGACGACCAGGAATGTGTTCTGAAATTCGGCTCATGGGCATTCGACATCACCAAAATCGACCTGGCGATCAAGAGCAACCACAGTCTAAACAAATACTACATCAAAAATGGCGAATGGAAAATGCTCAACATCTCGCTGAAGAGAAACGCTCTGGCATATCAATGCTGCCCGCATGCTTTTGTTGACGTGTCCGTGATGATAAAAATTCGCCGGGAATCGTTGGactacattttaaaaatgatcATTCCATGCTCGTTGATTTCGTCCATGATTTTTCTGGGTTTTGTTCTCCCGCCCGAGTCTGGTGAACGTATTGGACTTAGCATCACGGTTCTGTTGGCCCTGACCGTGTTTCAGCAACTCAGCTCCGAGTTGATGCCCTCTTACGGTTTTCCCTTACTCGGGCAGTTTTACTTCGCGATCATGTTGGAAATCGGCGCCTCTCTGGCCGTCACAACACTGATCTTGAATTTTTATCATCGAAACAGACGACGGATGCCCAAGACCATGAGGAAAGTGATTCTGCTATGGCTCGCGCGAATTCTCTTCCCGTGTCAAAAGCCCAAGAACTGGGccaacaatgaaaaaaatacgATCGCTCATTGGCTAAAGAGCGATAACAGCGTGGACTTAGAAAACGCGCGGGATCGCAGTGAAAGAGACTCGGACGCGTTATACGACAGTGATGTGATTGTGTGCCACGAAACGAAAGATTCTCAGCTTGATTCCTGTATACACGCTTGGGCCGTCGCGCAGTCGGGCTGCGTCCGCGTTGCGAAAAAAGACCCTTCGTGCGGGCCCCAGTCAATGTGTTACCTCGGGGCCGTGCAAGCCAACAATTCCAATGGCCGCCACATCAAATTCAAAAAGGAGTTGCAAAAGTTAAGACGCAGCAGGTTATTCCGAAGCAAAGACAAGCCAACAAGAGCAAAGAAGGTCCCTTCGTCAAACAGACTCTTGAGGAGGCAACTCGCAAATGAATTTGGGATGTCTGAATTTGAAAAGCTCAAGAATCAGAAGGAATGGATCAAGGCCGCGCGAGTCTTGGACCGTCTCTTTTTGACTCTGTCCATAATTGTGACCTTGGTCACTATCCTAGCGATCTTCCTCCGAGCTCCAAGATTCCATCTTGAATGA
- the LOC136912085 gene encoding neuronal acetylcholine receptor subunit alpha-10-like isoform X2 — MWFILWTLPFILRLSKKKYPAISCQSGMTAPLQSCVLLFLLLLESIDCAVEVNETRLHRDLFDGYNKDSHPRFPGTGPVTVAFDFQLIRILDVSARYQYIKTYAWVNQYWENSFIKWNPEDYGGVEEIHVSPDQVWVPDTLLYNNIDEEERTGGGRTAYTTNVAIRYDGGNKWLSPAMFKSICNVDITNFPFDDQECVLKFGSWAFDITKIDLAIKSNHSLNKYYIKNGEWKMLNISLKRNALAYQCCPHAFVDVSVMIKIRRESLDYILKMIIPCSLISSMIFLGFVLPPESGERIGLSITVLLALTVFQQLSSELMPSYGFPLLGQFYFAIMLEIGASLAVTTLILNFYHRNRRRMPKTMRKVILLWLARILFPCQKPKNWANNEKNTIAHWLKSDNSVDLENARDRSERDSDALYDSDVIVCHETKDSQLDSCIHAWAVAQSGCVRVAKKDPSCGPQSMCYLGAVQANNSNGRHIKFKKELQKLRRSRLFRSKDKPTRAKKVPSSNRLLRRQLANEFGMSEFEKLKNQKEWIKAARVLDRLFLTLSIIVTLVTILAIFLRAPRFHLE; from the exons ATG tGGTTTATTTTGTGGACACTGCCCTTCATTCTGCGGTTGTCTAAAAAGAAGTACCCCGCAATTTCTTGCCAGAGTGGAATGACGGCGCCTTTACAAAGCTGCGTATtgctttttcttctccttttagaatCCATCG ATTGCGCTGTTGAGGTGAATGAAACACGTTTGCACAGAGACCTCTTCGACGGATACAACAAAGACAGTCACCCCAGGTTCCCAGGGACCGGACCTGTGACGGTCGCGTTTGATTTTCAGCTCATTCGTATTCTCGATGTG AGTGCAAGATATCAATACATAAAAACATACGCTTGGGTAAATCAG TATTGGGAAAATAGTTTCATCAAATGGAACCCAGAGGACTATGGTGGAGTCGAGGAAATTCACGTGTCGCCTGATCAGGTTTGGGTGCCAGACACGCTTCTATACAACAA TATTGACGAAGAGGAGCGCACGGGCGGCGGTCGAACGGCCTACACTACTAACGTCGCCATACGATATGACGGCGGTAACAAGTGGCTGAGTCCCGCCATGTTTAAAAGCATCTGCAATGTCGACATCACCAACTTTCCCTTTGACGACCAGGAATGTGTTCTGAAATTCGGCTCATGGGCATTCGACATCACCAAAATCGACCTGGCGATCAAGAGCAACCACAGTCTAAACAAATACTACATCAAAAATGGCGAATGGAAAATGCTCAACATCTCGCTGAAGAGAAACGCTCTGGCATATCAATGCTGCCCGCATGCTTTTGTTGACGTGTCCGTGATGATAAAAATTCGCCGGGAATCGTTGGactacattttaaaaatgatcATTCCATGCTCGTTGATTTCGTCCATGATTTTTCTGGGTTTTGTTCTCCCGCCCGAGTCTGGTGAACGTATTGGACTTAGCATCACGGTTCTGTTGGCCCTGACCGTGTTTCAGCAACTCAGCTCCGAGTTGATGCCCTCTTACGGTTTTCCCTTACTCGGGCAGTTTTACTTCGCGATCATGTTGGAAATCGGCGCCTCTCTGGCCGTCACAACACTGATCTTGAATTTTTATCATCGAAACAGACGACGGATGCCCAAGACCATGAGGAAAGTGATTCTGCTATGGCTCGCGCGAATTCTCTTCCCGTGTCAAAAGCCCAAGAACTGGGccaacaatgaaaaaaatacgATCGCTCATTGGCTAAAGAGCGATAACAGCGTGGACTTAGAAAACGCGCGGGATCGCAGTGAAAGAGACTCGGACGCGTTATACGACAGTGATGTGATTGTGTGCCACGAAACGAAAGATTCTCAGCTTGATTCCTGTATACACGCTTGGGCCGTCGCGCAGTCGGGCTGCGTCCGCGTTGCGAAAAAAGACCCTTCGTGCGGGCCCCAGTCAATGTGTTACCTCGGGGCCGTGCAAGCCAACAATTCCAATGGCCGCCACATCAAATTCAAAAAGGAGTTGCAAAAGTTAAGACGCAGCAGGTTATTCCGAAGCAAAGACAAGCCAACAAGAGCAAAGAAGGTCCCTTCGTCAAACAGACTCTTGAGGAGGCAACTCGCAAATGAATTTGGGATGTCTGAATTTGAAAAGCTCAAGAATCAGAAGGAATGGATCAAGGCCGCGCGAGTCTTGGACCGTCTCTTTTTGACTCTGTCCATAATTGTGACCTTGGTCACTATCCTAGCGATCTTCCTCCGAGCTCCAAGATTCCATCTTGAATGA
- the LOC136912085 gene encoding neuronal acetylcholine receptor subunit alpha-10-like isoform X3, producing MTAPLQSCVLLFLLLLESIDCAVEVNETRLHRDLFDGYNKDSHPRFPGTGPVTVAFDFQLIRILDVSARYQYIKTYAWVNQYWENSFIKWNPEDYGGVEEIHVSPDQVWVPDTLLYNNIDEEERTGGGRTAYTTNVAIRYDGGNKWLSPAMFKSICNVDITNFPFDDQECVLKFGSWAFDITKIDLAIKSNHSLNKYYIKNGEWKMLNISLKRNALAYQCCPHAFVDVSVMIKIRRESLDYILKMIIPCSLISSMIFLGFVLPPESGERIGLSITVLLALTVFQQLSSELMPSYGFPLLGQFYFAIMLEIGASLAVTTLILNFYHRNRRRMPKTMRKVILLWLARILFPCQKPKNWANNEKNTIAHWLKSDNSVDLENARDRSERDSDALYDSDVIVCHETKDSQLDSCIHAWAVAQSGCVRVAKKDPSCGPQSMCYLGAVQANNSNGRHIKFKKELQKLRRSRLFRSKDKPTRAKKVPSSNRLLRRQLANEFGMSEFEKLKNQKEWIKAARVLDRLFLTLSIIVTLVTILAIFLRAPRFHLE from the exons ATGACGGCGCCTTTACAAAGCTGCGTATtgctttttcttctccttttagaatCCATCG ATTGCGCTGTTGAGGTGAATGAAACACGTTTGCACAGAGACCTCTTCGACGGATACAACAAAGACAGTCACCCCAGGTTCCCAGGGACCGGACCTGTGACGGTCGCGTTTGATTTTCAGCTCATTCGTATTCTCGATGTG AGTGCAAGATATCAATACATAAAAACATACGCTTGGGTAAATCAG TATTGGGAAAATAGTTTCATCAAATGGAACCCAGAGGACTATGGTGGAGTCGAGGAAATTCACGTGTCGCCTGATCAGGTTTGGGTGCCAGACACGCTTCTATACAACAA TATTGACGAAGAGGAGCGCACGGGCGGCGGTCGAACGGCCTACACTACTAACGTCGCCATACGATATGACGGCGGTAACAAGTGGCTGAGTCCCGCCATGTTTAAAAGCATCTGCAATGTCGACATCACCAACTTTCCCTTTGACGACCAGGAATGTGTTCTGAAATTCGGCTCATGGGCATTCGACATCACCAAAATCGACCTGGCGATCAAGAGCAACCACAGTCTAAACAAATACTACATCAAAAATGGCGAATGGAAAATGCTCAACATCTCGCTGAAGAGAAACGCTCTGGCATATCAATGCTGCCCGCATGCTTTTGTTGACGTGTCCGTGATGATAAAAATTCGCCGGGAATCGTTGGactacattttaaaaatgatcATTCCATGCTCGTTGATTTCGTCCATGATTTTTCTGGGTTTTGTTCTCCCGCCCGAGTCTGGTGAACGTATTGGACTTAGCATCACGGTTCTGTTGGCCCTGACCGTGTTTCAGCAACTCAGCTCCGAGTTGATGCCCTCTTACGGTTTTCCCTTACTCGGGCAGTTTTACTTCGCGATCATGTTGGAAATCGGCGCCTCTCTGGCCGTCACAACACTGATCTTGAATTTTTATCATCGAAACAGACGACGGATGCCCAAGACCATGAGGAAAGTGATTCTGCTATGGCTCGCGCGAATTCTCTTCCCGTGTCAAAAGCCCAAGAACTGGGccaacaatgaaaaaaatacgATCGCTCATTGGCTAAAGAGCGATAACAGCGTGGACTTAGAAAACGCGCGGGATCGCAGTGAAAGAGACTCGGACGCGTTATACGACAGTGATGTGATTGTGTGCCACGAAACGAAAGATTCTCAGCTTGATTCCTGTATACACGCTTGGGCCGTCGCGCAGTCGGGCTGCGTCCGCGTTGCGAAAAAAGACCCTTCGTGCGGGCCCCAGTCAATGTGTTACCTCGGGGCCGTGCAAGCCAACAATTCCAATGGCCGCCACATCAAATTCAAAAAGGAGTTGCAAAAGTTAAGACGCAGCAGGTTATTCCGAAGCAAAGACAAGCCAACAAGAGCAAAGAAGGTCCCTTCGTCAAACAGACTCTTGAGGAGGCAACTCGCAAATGAATTTGGGATGTCTGAATTTGAAAAGCTCAAGAATCAGAAGGAATGGATCAAGGCCGCGCGAGTCTTGGACCGTCTCTTTTTGACTCTGTCCATAATTGTGACCTTGGTCACTATCCTAGCGATCTTCCTCCGAGCTCCAAGATTCCATCTTGAATGA